ATTGGGCCACTCGGTACAAACAATTTCTGCTAACGTTCACACAGTGAACTTTACAGGGAAACCTGATAGTTCCGCGGAGTCGACCACCGTTTAACTCGGACATCAATTAATCCATGAATTAATCAACGTCCAAGGACATGCAAGTAAATTCGTGGATATATAAATCCGATATCGGATATAATATCcgaacaataatttctttgtcgagagataaaataaaattcgtgcaATGGAGGGTTAGGTGAAGAGTCCCCACTCGAGTCAGTTTGTCAGAAGTGGATGATTCACGAGGAGCCAACGGCTTGGGCGCATCAGGACATTTTCATGTCGTTGTACAGGTGCGCGTATCCTCTGTACGGCAAATCGTGGTCCTCCTCCCCTAGAGACCTCTTCTTGCGATAATGGTGGTGGCCGACATCCTGAGCGTAGACCACGTGGTGCCCACCGCCGCTATCGTGGCCACTCGTCAGCTTCTTCACGGCGACGATCAACGAGAGCATCAGCGCCAATGCCGACACCATCAACGCCTTCATGGCTAGCAGACCCAGCGCCCCGAATCCCAGCGCCGCCATCATCTTACCTGAAAATCAGTCGATAGGTATATTAGTTTGGGATTTCAACCCTTAAAGTCATGGACGCCATATTTAATGGGTGATAGcgtaaatatgaataattattaaatataatacgtTGAGAGACAGTGACTAAAACTTTAGTTCTCATGTTTACTGTGATTGTAATCTGTAACATAATTGATATATATCCGTAGAATACATATGAATAAATAcagcaaaaattattttaaccctttcagacgtgaactattttttttctcgtaatattgtcatttaattttcagggTTAACTTGTACTAAAGTTAGCatggaaaaaatacaaaaaatcttAATTGCGTCGGTTTTTTAGAAGCTAAGTCTGAAAGGTTTATACTTATTCAAGGGGAATACAAACAACAGATCAAAGAAATCTCACCCATCATCATCGCCAGAATGAGTATTCCGTTATTTCCGCCCTTCTTGCCGCCACCACCGcctccgccgccgccgcctCCTCCAAGACCGCCATATCCCCCGCCTCCACGACCCCTGCCTGAAAACAGAACCGCCCTGATTACACGAAGCCCAATCACCCCGAGTCACCCAAGTAAATCTTCAATGAACCTTGCTCGGTAGGTAGACTCTCCTGCAGGGCGCTCTCGATGTTCTGCGGCAGTAGGCTGGGCAGCTTAATTCTAAGCTCCCGTCCCTCCAAGAATTGCACCAACGA
This portion of the Hylaeus volcanicus isolate JK05 chromosome 4, UHH_iyHylVolc1.0_haploid, whole genome shotgun sequence genome encodes:
- the LOC128875430 gene encoding uncharacterized protein LOC128875430, whose amino-acid sequence is MDWSGSSPRLGERRLLALCLTVICMMATVQRVRSVDVNDTKDPWTGISSSCSGTDAKNMSVSCYGMRIVRKIVQQVLEKTNKESNIEIFDGVSLVEVPGGGPTRKGKLMKGFGGMGSLVQFLEGRELRIKLPSLLPQNIESALQESLPTEQGRGRGGGGYGGLGGGGGGGGGGGGKKGGNNGILILAMMMGKMMAALGFGALGLLAMKALMVSALALMLSLIVAVKKLTSGHDSGGGHHVVYAQDVGHHHYRKKRSLGEEDHDLPYRGYAHLYNDMKMS